Proteins from one Poecile atricapillus isolate bPoeAtr1 chromosome 6, bPoeAtr1.hap1, whole genome shotgun sequence genomic window:
- the R3HCC1L gene encoding coiled-coil domain-containing protein R3HCC1L: MKLAGKQLLGNRIRELRLSRKEILEQGVGRDPLPISQTDQAGRTGLPKAIGARCARVCPPRQSDRHGSRPVCDIEWYRETYGSLRGATPSFPRCRPLPGKDGPPWCRGAVRRPARVPKAAGKERRPRLGAGRTPGPALPVPHSRPRTPSTALQVPALPTAGRARRGGSGGAARSDGGPGAATGNGGGLAGGTARHGPERRDPRYQGTAARGSAGTMQQEAEGSRVRRRKPDMALYVPKARREREAQATGDTRAGHRREPENHSLVQDSGWASGEGQRRSPRARTQAGRAARREDKVDAGPKELRAASARHSHRTKGSCPITPESLGASSSMCEPCPDPAVAQPWDRHNKGSHEEPGELSHGHRMIRTEPDPPSPQSAQAGAVKATPEPQDDPTSPTPAASRALVCQTGQSGMLEHLGDSTLDPAGDLSQSLGEAVLQSAGVGNYGRVPHLVVETVGPKAWEEGREEEREEEREEERSLLAEQSKDCATGVCEEEETSGGRAELPGESTLCAPAASCEPVFLRGSVGNVPVLPGGSTPQQGMGSPSQLPPVTEESTVGAGDPTGEGDLVPAVEEAGSTSACTDNSAGAESSPWEGASLESCEPPLPLELLCHGMEGISPAFWTKELAGPDEDVGSLQKHQEAEKEERGLHSSSHEEGQTSASAETLGQTSPGAEESWDVLFNDDGDCLDPRLLEELSGGEKHQESRQSPRFNYYGAEPAAPDISDDELPHVIEIYDFPSDFRTEDLMRVFCSYQKKGFDIKWVDDTHALGIFSSPITARDALSTKHLMVKTRPLSQGTRASKAKARAYAEYLQPAKERPETSAVLARRLVIGALGVRSNQTPAQRDAERRKLQEAQERKRLENKQREDAWEGRD, encoded by the exons GCTTGGAAATCGCATCCGAGAGCTTCGGCTCAGCAGGAAAGAGatcctggagcagggagtggGCAGAGACCCGCTGCCCATCAGCCAAACTGACCAGGCCGGCCGCACCGGCTTGCCCAAAGCAATCGGAGCGCGGTGTGCCCGTGTCTGCCCGCCCCGCCAGAGCGACCGCCACGGCTCCCGCCCGGTGTGTGACATTGAATGGTACCGGGAGACCTACGGCAGCCTCAGGGGGGCCACTC CCTCCTTCCCGCGGTGCCGGCCGCTGCCGGGGAAGGACGGCCCGCCGTGGTGCCGTGGTGCCGTGCGGAGGCCGGCCCGTGTGCCCAAGGCCGCGGGGAAGGAGCGGCGGCCGCGGCTTGGGGCGGGGCGGACTCCAGGCCCCGCACTCCCGGTCCCGCACTCCAGGCCCCGCACTCCAAGTACCGCACTACAAGTCCCGGCACTCCCCACGGCGGGGCGGGCTCGGCGCGGCGGAagcggcggcgcggcgcggAGCGACGGGGGACCCGGCGCGGCCACTGGTAACGGCGGCGGCCTGGCGGGCGGCACGGCCCGGCACGGCCCGGAACGGCGGGACCCTCGGTACCAGGGCACAGCGGCCCGGG gcagtgctggcaccatGCAGCAAGAGGCAGAGGGCAGCCGGGTGCGCCGCAGGAAGCCCGACATGGCCCTCTACGTGCCCAAAGCGCGGCGGGAGAGAGAGGCACAAGCGACAGGTGACACACGGGCTGGGCACCGCCGGGAGCCTGAGAACCACAGCCTGGTGCAGGACTCTGGCTGGGCCAGTGGCGAGGGGCAGAGGAGAAGCCCCCGTGCCAGAACACAGGCAGGCAGAGCGGCAAGGAGGGAGGACAAGGTGGATGCCGGCCCAAAGGAGCTGCGGGCAGCCTCTGCCAGGCACAGCCATAGGACGAAAGGCAGCTGCCCTATTACACCGGAAAGCCTGGGGGCATCATCCAGCATGTGTGAACCATGCCCAGATCCAGCTGTTGCTCAGCCCTGGGACAGGCACAACAAAGGATCTCATGAGGAACCCGGAGAGCTCAGCCACGGCCACAGGATGATAAGGACTGAGCCTGACCCTCCATCCCCACAgagtgcccaggctggggctgtgaaGGCTACCCCCGAGCCTCAGGATGACCCCACTAGCCCAACACCTGCTGCTAGCCGAGCACTTGTTTGCCAGACAGGCCAGAGTGGCATGTTGGAGCACTTGGGGGACAGCACCCTAGATCCAGCTGGGGACCTCTCCCAAAGCCTGGGAGAGGCTGTCCTGCAGTCAGCAGGGGTGGGGAACTATGGCAGGGTGCCCCACTTGGTGGTGGAGACAGTGGGTCCAAAAGcctgggaggaggggagggaggaggagagggaggaggagagggaggaggagaggtctctcctggcagagcagagcaaggaTTGTGCCACTGGGGtatgtgaggaagaggagacaTCGGGAGGCAGGGCTGAGCTTCCTGGGGAGAGCACCTTGTGTGCACCAGCAGCCAGCTGTGAACCTGTGTTCTTGAGGGGTAGCGTGGGCAATGTTCCAGTACTCCCAGGGGGGAGCACTCCACAGCAGGGCATGGGcagtccatcccagctcccacctgtCACAGAGGAGAGCACTGTAGGTGCTGGGGATCCCACTGGGGAGGGTGACCTGGTGCCTGCTGTAGAGGAAGCGGGCAGCACTTCTGCCTGCACAGATAACAGTGCTGGGGCTGAGAGCAGCCCGTGGGAGGGAGCATCTCTGGAAAGCTGTGAGCCCCCACTGCCCCTAGAGCTGCTGTGCCATGGCATGGAGGGGATCTCGCCTGCCTTCTGGACCAAGGAACTGGCAGGGCCAGATGAGGATGTGGGCTCACTGCAGAAGCACCAGGAGGctgagaaagaagagagaggtctccacagcagctcccatgAGGAAGGACAGACCAGTGCCAGTGCTGAAACCCTGGGCCAGACCAGCCCAGGTGctgaggagagctgggatgtgctgttCAATGATGATGGAGACTGCCTGGACCCACGCCTGCTGGAGGAG CTCTCAGGGGGTGAGAAGCACCAGGAGAGCCGGCAGTCACCCCGCTTCAACTACTACGGGGCCGAACCTGCTGCGCCAGACATCAGCGATGATGAGCTGCCCCATGTCATCGAGATCTACGATTTCCCCTCGGATTTCCGCACCGAGGATCTGATGCGTGTCTtctgcagctatca GAAAAAAGGCTTTGATATTAAGTGGGTGGATGATACACATGCCCTGGGCATCTTCTCCAGCCCCATAACAG CAAGAGATGCCCTCAGCACCAAGCACCTGATGGTGAAGACACGTCCACTGTCCCAGGGCACCCGTGCCTCTAAGGCCAAAGCCAGGGCATATGCTG AATACCTGCAGCCAGCCAAGGAGCGCCCGGAAACATCGGCTGTCCTGGCCAGGCGGCTGGTGATTGGTGCCCTGGGGGTACGGAGCAACCAGACACCAGCCCAGCGAGATGCTGAGCGGAGGAAGCTGCAAGAAGCTCAGG AGAGGAAGCGCCTGGAGAACAAGCAGCGGGAGGATGCCTGGGAGGGCCGGGACTGA